ATGCGAGAGTAGAATGCAATCATTAtaagtttatatataatgaaaacataaatataaaatctTGTGTAGAATTAATTTCTGAATTAGCGTTagatttttcaaatttatcTGATtctaaaagaaaaaaaattatgagcAGACCTTTTGGTGTTGCTTTATTAATAGGAGGTGTAGATAAAAATGGTCCATGCTTATGGTATACAGAACCATCTGGAACGAATACTCGATTCTTAGCTGCATCTATAGGGTCAGCACAAGAAGGTGCAGAATTATTACTacaagaaaattataataaaaatatgagtTTTGAAGAAGCAGAAATTCTAGCACTTACTGTATTAAGACAAGTAATGGAAGATAAATTATCATCATCAAATGTTGAAATAGCttcaattaaaaaatcagatcaaacattttataaatacaaacCAGATGATATTactaaaattattaattcattACCTTCTCCAATATATCCAACAATTGATATGACatcataaaattataaaaactGAGAAATAGAGGAAAAATCGATGAAAAAACGAGGAAAAAAACGCAGAAAAatagaataaaaatttataaaaattaaaataaagcTTGCCGAATATATTACTATATGTTTGCATGTGAATATACTAGTTGTTTTTcatgatatattttcccctaattataaaaatataaattaatatactATGTGTATAAACAACAAtagtattttatattatttataaatggtatttaatttttttctttcgtTTTACATGGttcttatttatatttttccatatCTGGTATTGAAACATATCTACactattataatttttttataaaaaatgttcaatatttttatatcataaaaacaattaattgttcataatttattatttaataataatttttcaatacaaaaaaataaaatgaaatgaGTTTCGttatttatagaaaaatatttaaggATCGATCAAATAGACATAAAAAGTTGTTtc
This genomic window from Plasmodium berghei ANKA genome assembly, chromosome: 2 contains:
- a CDS encoding proteasome subunit alpha type-5, putative — translated: MFSTRSEYDRGVNTFSPEGRLFQVEYALGAIKLGSTAIGICVNDGVILASERRIASPLIEKDSVEKLLPIDDHIGCAMSGLMADARTLIDHARVECNHYKFIYNENINIKSCVELISELALDFSNLSDSKRKKIMSRPFGVALLIGGVDKNGPCLWYTEPSGTNTRFLAASIGSAQEGAELLLQENYNKNMSFEEAEILALTVLRQVMEDKLSSSNVEIASIKKSDQTFYKYKPDDITKIINSLPSPIYPTIDMTS